ACAGATACCACAAAATCCATCAAGGAAAATTTTACAGAAGGCAAAAAAGTACAGATTGCCGGAAGACTGATGAGCCGAAGAATCCAGGGGAAAGCAAGTTTTGCTGAACTGCAGGATTCCGAAGGTCGCATTCAGGTGTATTTTAACCGTGATGAAATCTGTACCGGCGAAGATAAAACCCTGTATAACGAAGTTTATAAACACCTTTTAGACATCGGTGATATCATCGGCATCGAAGGCGAACTTTTCACCACCCAGGTTGGTGAAATGACCGTGAAAGTTGAGAATTTTAAAATTCTAACCAAATCTTTACGCCCGCTTCCACAACCAAGAACCGATGAAAACGGAGTTGTACACGATGCTTTCAACGATCCTGAACTCAGATACCGCCAGCGTTATGTAGATTTAACGGTGAATCCTCACGTGAAAGAAGTTTTTGTAAAAAGAACAAAACTCTTCAATGCCATGCGTACATTTTTCAATGACGCAGGCTATTTTGAGGTAGAAACCCCGATTCTACAGTCAATTCCTGGTGGCGCTGCAGCCAAACCGTTCATCACGCATCACAATGCTTTAGATATTCCCTTATATTTAAGAATTGCGAACGAATTATATCTGAAAAGATTAATTGTCGGAGGTTTCGATGGAGTATATGAATTTTCGAAAAACTTCAGAAACGAAGGAATGGACAGAACCCATAACCCGGAATTTACTGCAATGGAAATCTATGTTGCGTACAAAGATTACAACTGGATGATGGATTTCACTGAGAAATTACTGGAATTCTGCGCCACTCAGGTTAACGGAGATTCGGAATCGACTTTTGGTGAACATACCATTAACTGGAAAGCGCCCTACCCTAGAATTTCCATGACTGAAGCGATTCAGAAATTTACAGGTTTTGATATCACCGGAAAATCCGAGCAGGAACTCTTTGATTTCGCTAGATCAATTGGTGTTGAAGTGAACGAAACCATGGGCAAAGGAAAATTAATCGACGAAATTTTCGGGGAAAAATGTGAAGGAAACTTCATCCAGCCGACTTTTATCACCGATTATCCGATTGAGATGTCGCCTTTAACAAAAAAACACCGCAGCAAAGAAGGTTTAACCGAAAGATTTGAGTTAATGGTTTGCGGAAAAGAAATCGCGAATGCTTATTCAGAATTAAATGACCCGATTGACCAGAGAGAAC
The window above is part of the Kaistella faecalis genome. Proteins encoded here:
- the lysS gene encoding lysine--tRNA ligase; translated protein: MQLSEQEIIRREKLATLQKMGIDAFPAEEYKITDTTKSIKENFTEGKKVQIAGRLMSRRIQGKASFAELQDSEGRIQVYFNRDEICTGEDKTLYNEVYKHLLDIGDIIGIEGELFTTQVGEMTVKVENFKILTKSLRPLPQPRTDENGVVHDAFNDPELRYRQRYVDLTVNPHVKEVFVKRTKLFNAMRTFFNDAGYFEVETPILQSIPGGAAAKPFITHHNALDIPLYLRIANELYLKRLIVGGFDGVYEFSKNFRNEGMDRTHNPEFTAMEIYVAYKDYNWMMDFTEKLLEFCATQVNGDSESTFGEHTINWKAPYPRISMTEAIQKFTGFDITGKSEQELFDFARSIGVEVNETMGKGKLIDEIFGEKCEGNFIQPTFITDYPIEMSPLTKKHRSKEGLTERFELMVCGKEIANAYSELNDPIDQRERFESQMALSERGDDEAMFIDNDFLRALEYGMPPTSGLGIGMDRLIMFLTNNPSIQEVLFFPQMKPEKIVPQIELGEDEKVILEILNSQEEAMELAEVKNRSQLSGKKWDKAAKNLTKFEMVKVEKAEDAVLMKLL